The Micromonospora sp. NBC_00421 DNA window CCGCGACCGCGATCGCGGTCACCGGCGGGGTGCTGCTCGGACTGCTCGCCGGGCTGGCCCACCGGTTCGCCGACGAGGCGCTCAGCCGGTCCTTCGACGCGTTGTCGGCGTTCCCGCTGCTGCTGCTGGCGCTGCTGCTGATCACGGTCGCCGGCCCCGGCACGGCCAGCCTGATCGTCGCCATCGGCATCGCCACCCTCCCGCACCACGCCCGGGTGGTACGCGGACAGACCCTGCTGGTGCGCCGGGCCGGGTACGTCGAACAGGCGGTCAGCTTCGGCCTGTCCCGGCCCCGGCTGGTGCTGCGGCACGTGCTGCCCAACGTGATCGGCCCGGTCCCGGTGCTCGCCGTGATCGGGCTCGGTGAGGCGATCCTGGCCGCCGCCGGGCTCAGCTTCCTCGGCCTCGGCCCGCAGCCACCGTCACCGGAGTGGGGCGCGATGCTCTCCGAGGGCCGCAACTACCTGCAGGTGGCCTGGTGGATGACGGTGCTGCCGGGCGCGGCGGTCACCGCCACGGTGGTGGCGCTGACCGTGGTCGGACGACACTGGCAGGTCCGCTTCGACGGGCGGCAGCCGTGATGGCCCCGCTGCTCACCGTGGAGGACCTGCACGTCACCTTCGACACCCCGACCGGCCCGGTGGAGGCGGTACGCGGCATCGACCTCACCGTCGGGGCCGGCGAGTGCGTCGCGGTCGTGGGGGAGTCCGGCTCGGGCAAGAGCGTCACCGCCCGTACCCTGGTCGGTCTGGCCGGTGACGGTGCCCGGGTCCGGGCCGCCCGGCTCGACCTCGCCGGCCGGGACGTGCGGGCCTACCGACCACGGGACTGGCGGCGGGTGCGGGGCCGGCTCGCCGGGCTGGTGGTGCAGGACGCGCTGGCCTCCCTCGACCCGCTGCGCACCGTCGGCGCGGAGATCGGCGAGGTGCTCGCCGCGCACGACATCGTCGGTCGGTGGGAACGCGCCGGCCGGGTCACCCACCTGCTCGACCAGGTGCACGTGCCGGAACCCGGCCGCCGGGCGCGGCAGTACCCGCACCAACTCTCCGGCGGGCTGCGGCAGCGGGCGCTGATCGCCTCGGCGATCGCCGGCGAACCCGCCCTGCTCATCGCCGACGAGCCGACCACCGCGCTGGACGTCACCGTGCAGGCGCAGATCCTGCGGCTGCTCGCCGAACGGCGGGCCACCGGGGTCGGGCTGCTGCTGATCAGTCACGACCTGGCGGTGGTCGCCCAGGTGGCCGACCGGGTCCTGGTGATGCGAGACGGCCGGATCGTCGAACACGGTCCGACCGGGCGGGTGCTGCGGGCCCCGCAACACCCGTACACCCGGCAGTTGCTTGCCGCGGTGCCGTCGGCCACGTCACGGGGGCGTCGGCTCGGCGAACCGGCCCGGGTCCGCGACGGCTGCGCGGTGCCGGCGCTGGGGCGTACCCCGCTGCCGGCGCGGCCCGCCGTCCGTCCGGACGACACCGTGCTGGCCGCGGTCGG harbors:
- a CDS encoding ABC transporter ATP-binding protein, whose product is MAPLLTVEDLHVTFDTPTGPVEAVRGIDLTVGAGECVAVVGESGSGKSVTARTLVGLAGDGARVRAARLDLAGRDVRAYRPRDWRRVRGRLAGLVVQDALASLDPLRTVGAEIGEVLAAHDIVGRWERAGRVTHLLDQVHVPEPGRRARQYPHQLSGGLRQRALIASAIAGEPALLIADEPTTALDVTVQAQILRLLAERRATGVGLLLISHDLAVVAQVADRVLVMRDGRIVEHGPTGRVLRAPQHPYTRQLLAAVPSATSRGRRLGEPARVRDGCAVPALGRTPLPARPAVRPDDTVLAAVGLTRRYGPHTVVRDVSFSVARGETLGLVGESGSGKSTIARLVAGLLAADAGTVTFESTRWSGVPERTRRPLRRRMQLISQDPLGSFDPRYTVGRLVAENLDPGPDRSDRVVALLHRVGLGPELVDRHPRSLSGGQRQRVAIARAIAPRPSLIICDEPVSALDVSVQAQVLDLLAELRAADGTALLFISHDLGVVHHLADRVLVLHDGAVVEQGPVGDVFSYPRHHHTRSLLDALPTLVTAG
- a CDS encoding ABC transporter permease, which encodes MTVTLGPTPTAVAAVPLGVDPPAPARRRWGRPRPGLLAAGAYLVLLVVAAVLPALLAPGDPLAADPRAVLTAPDAAHWFGTDHLGRDVWTRVVHGAGHSLTIGLAATAIAVTGGVLLGLLAGLAHRFADEALSRSFDALSAFPLLLLALLLITVAGPGTASLIVAIGIATLPHHARVVRGQTLLVRRAGYVEQAVSFGLSRPRLVLRHVLPNVIGPVPVLAVIGLGEAILAAAGLSFLGLGPQPPSPEWGAMLSEGRNYLQVAWWMTVLPGAAVTATVVALTVVGRHWQVRFDGRQP